In one window of Vanrija pseudolonga chromosome 5, complete sequence DNA:
- the NAT1 gene encoding Arylamine N-acetyltransferase 1 — MATSATAAAPLTPAQLDAYLARISFPRELHPANRVDLLGQLLAHHLNTVPFESISIHYNPAQPPLLDLSPEGLFDKIVTRKRGGYCVEVNQLFRDLLRTLGFSVIPVSARVSHSAAGNHDGGFLGFSHMAILVDIDNERYVVDVGFGPDVSPVPLKLVFPARQPTFGPGPVHDDLTETTSVAEYDGVSPQRFKIEYRKLKDHTDPRQRAWVVSGRRTPEGEFYDNYAFNDFECFPQDYGVMNWSSNIGPQSFFVRTVIAQRFLSEQELAKEDTTAPYVHAETTGRTGSLELAGTIALAGTALRRRVHGVDETIATFSTEAERVALLAKYFGIVLTKAEQDGIRSRPTELVPKADATA; from the exons ATGGCGACCTCAGCtactgccgccgcgccgctcacgcccgcccagctcgatgCGTACCTCGCGCGCATCTCGTTcccgcgcgagctgcacCCGGCCAACAGGGTCGACCTGCTGggccagctgctcgcgcaccaCCTCAACACGGTACCTTTCGAGTCCATCTCGATCCACTATAAccccgcgcagccgccgctgcttgATCTGTCCCCCGAGGGCCTGTTCGACAAGATTGTCACGCGCAAGCGCGGCGGATACTGCGTCGAGGTCAACCAGCTCTTCCGGGACCTCTTGCGTACCCTCGGCTTCAGTGTCATTCCGgtctcggcgcgcgtgtcgcACTCGGCCGCGGGCAACCACGACGGGGGGTTCTTGGGCTT CTCCCACATggccatcctcgtcgacatcgacaaCGAGCGgtacgtcgtcgacgtcgggtTCGGCCCCGACGTCTCCCCGGTTCCCCTCAAGCTGGTGTTCCCTGCACGCCAGCCTACGTTTGGCCCTGGCCCAGTGCACGACGACCTGACCGAGACGACCTCAGTGGCAGAGTACGACGGCGTGTCGCCGCAGCGCTTCAAGATCGAGTaccgcaagctcaaggaccaCACGGACCCGCGCCAGCGGGCATGGGTCGTCAGCGGCAGGCGCACCCCCGAAGGCGAGTTCTACGACAACTACGCGTTCAACGACTTTGAGTGCTTCCCCCAAGACTATGGTGTCATGAACTGGAGCTCGAACATTGGCCCGCAAAGCTTCTTCGTCAGGACGGTCATTGCGCAGCGCTTCTTGAGCGAGCAGGAGCTGGCAAAGGAGG ACACGACCGCGCCGTACGTGCATGCTGAAACCACCGGCCGCACCGGTtccctcgagctcgctggcaCCATCGCCCtggccggcacggcgctccgccgccgcgtgcacGGGGTGGACGAGACGATCGCGACGTTCagcaccgaggccgagcgtgtGGCCCTGCTTGCCAAGTACTTTGGCATCGTcctcaccaaggccgagcaAGACGGCATCCGCAGCAGACCGACCGAGCTTGTGCCCAAGGCCGATGCTACCGCATAG
- the RTA1_0 gene encoding Protein RTA1 — protein sequence MPSRSASYLLVGLAALASVSAAAEQNCAPDPYKDAANDPCNHFRYVPNRALNATACVLYAALGCIFIFNHVRYKAWYFLALTIGTFMMAIGIAVRVAFYYNLHWRGGYIFQQMFIILSPCLLIAANYVLLGRIANHIDAQSHMFIRPARVARVFIISDVITFVIQGGGGGMAAGGGNIANIGVKLLLAGLVAQLVSFGLFSLMWCLFTYRVWRDAVLWNHPGWHALNWVLGFNCIMFLIRSVFRTVEFSQGWTGHLATHEVYWAVLDCLPIFLAISLYTWYWPGRILSPHSQVTRQEFIQMGTSDKSPEVSPQVHPAHSLWA from the exons ATGCCCTCACGCTCAGCCTCATACCTCCTCGttggcctcgctgcgctcgcgagcgTGTCTGCCGCCGCGGAACAGAACTGCGCGCCGGACCCATAC AAAGACGCAGCCAACGACCC GTGTAACCACTTCCGCTACGTCCCCAACCGCGCGCTCAATGCCACCGCGTGCGTGCTCTACGCTGCCCTGGGGTGTATCTTCATCTTCA ACCACGTCCGCTACAAGGCATGGTacttcctcgcgctcacgaTAGGCACGTTCATGATGGCGATCGGCATCGCCGTCCGCGTGGCTTTTTATTACAACCTccactggcgcggcgggtACATTTTCCAACAGATGTTTATTATTCTCAGC CCATGCCTGCTCATCGCAGCCAACTATGTCCTCTTGGGCCGGATAGCAAACCACATCGACGCACAGAGCCACATGTTTATCcgccctgcgcgcgtcgcccgcgtGTTCATCATCTCGGACG TCATCACCTTCGTGAtccagggcggcggcggtggcatgGCCGCTGGAGGGGGCAACATCGCCAACATTGGCGTCAAGCTGCTCCTCGCTGGGCTGGTCGCGCAGCTGGTCAGCTTTGGGCTGTTCAGCCTCATGTGGTGCTTGTTCACCTACCGCGT GTGGCGTGACGCCGTGCTCTGGAACCATCCCGGATGGCACGCGCTCAACTGGGTTCTCGGGTTCAACTGTATTATGTTCCTTATCCGCTCAGTCTTCCGCACGGTCGAGTTCAGCCAGGG ATGGAccggccacctcgccacgcACGAAGTCTACTGGGCCGTGCTGGACTGCCTTCCCATCTTTCTCGCCATATCTCTCTACACCTGGTACTGGCCCGGCCGCATTCTCAGCCCCCACTCCCAGGTTACCCGGCAGGAGTTCATCCAGATGGGCACCAGCGACAAGTCGCCAGAGGTCAGCCCTCAGGTTCACCCCGCTCACAGTCTGTGGGCTTGA